A single genomic interval of Streptomyces sp. BA2 harbors:
- the hutI gene encoding imidazolonepropionase translates to MPTTLITNIASLVTNDPSQGDGTPLGLLKDAAVVIDGDRIAWAGPAAKAPAADTTHDAQGRAAIPGFVDSHSHLVFAGDRTQEFNARMSGRAYSAGGIRTTVAATRAATDATLEANLTHYLREALRQGTTTFETKSGYGLNTEDEARALRIAARHTDEVTFMGAHIVSPDYAEDPAAYVELVTGEMLDACAPHARWIDVFCEKGAFDGDQARAILTAGKAKGLHPRIHANQLSYGPGVQLAVELDAASADHCTHLTDADVDALANSDTVATLLPGAEFSTRAEWPDARRILDAGATVALSTDCNPGSSFTSSVPFCIALAVRDMGMTPDEAIWSATAGGAAALRRTDVGFVREGARADLALLDAPSHVHLAYRPGVPLVSEVWQRGVRL, encoded by the coding sequence ATGCCCACCACCCTCATCACCAACATCGCCAGCCTCGTCACGAACGACCCCTCCCAGGGGGACGGAACCCCCCTGGGCCTCCTGAAGGACGCGGCCGTCGTCATCGACGGCGACCGCATCGCCTGGGCAGGCCCCGCCGCCAAGGCCCCCGCAGCCGACACGACCCACGACGCACAGGGCCGCGCGGCCATCCCCGGCTTCGTCGACTCCCACTCCCACCTCGTCTTCGCAGGCGACCGCACCCAGGAGTTCAACGCCCGCATGTCGGGCCGCGCCTACTCCGCGGGAGGCATCCGTACCACCGTCGCCGCAACCCGAGCCGCCACCGACGCGACGCTCGAAGCGAACCTCACGCACTACCTCCGCGAGGCCCTCCGCCAGGGCACCACCACCTTCGAGACGAAGTCGGGCTACGGCCTCAACACCGAGGACGAGGCCCGAGCGCTCCGCATCGCGGCCCGCCACACGGACGAAGTCACGTTCATGGGCGCGCACATCGTCTCCCCGGACTACGCGGAGGACCCGGCCGCGTACGTCGAACTCGTCACCGGCGAGATGCTGGACGCCTGCGCCCCCCACGCCCGCTGGATCGACGTCTTCTGCGAGAAGGGCGCCTTCGACGGCGACCAGGCCCGCGCGATCCTCACGGCGGGCAAGGCCAAGGGCCTGCACCCCCGCATCCACGCGAACCAGCTCTCGTACGGCCCCGGCGTACAGCTCGCCGTGGAACTGGACGCGGCATCGGCGGACCACTGCACGCACCTCACGGACGCGGACGTGGACGCCCTCGCGAACAGCGACACGGTGGCCACCCTCCTTCCCGGCGCCGAGTTCTCCACCCGAGCCGAGTGGCCGGACGCCCGCCGCATCCTCGACGCGGGCGCAACTGTCGCCCTCTCCACGGACTGCAACCCGGGCAGCTCCTTCACTTCCTCCGTTCCCTTCTGCATCGCCCTCGCCGTACGGGACATGGGCATGACCCCGGACGAGGCCATCTGGTCCGCCACGGCGGGCGGCGCGGCGGCCCTGCGCCGCACGGACGTCGGTTTCGTACGCGAAGGGGCCCGCGCCGACCTGGCTTTGCTCGACGCCCCGAGCCATGTCCACCTGGCTTACCGGCCGGGGGTTCCGCTGGTCAGTGAGGTGTGGCAGCGGGGCGTCCGGCTCTGA
- a CDS encoding formimidoylglutamate deiminase has protein sequence MTTETYWLEHAWLDTNVEPGVAVDVTGDRITAVRKDVEAPPPGATVLRGLTLPGLANAHSHAFHRALRGTVQVGSGTFWTWREVMYSVADRLTPETYHALARAVYAEMALAGITTVGEFHYLHHAPGGVAYADPNAMGEALIEAASEAGIRITLLDTAYVASGLLTESRGEPPNRHQLRFSDVTTEAWAERASALKDREHARVGAAIHSVRAVPARQLGVVAEWASARRAPLHVHLSEQTAENEACQAVHGRTPTRLLADHGVLGPRTTGVHNTHLTDEDIALLGRTGTGTCMCPTTERDLADGIGPAVRLQQAGSPLSLGSDSHAVIDILEEARAMELNERLRSHTRGHWTAAALLRAASADGHAALGWPDAGVIEAGALADFATVALDSVRTAGPLPRLAAETAVFAATSADVRHTVVGGRHVVRDGVHALVPDVPSALTEAIAALRD, from the coding sequence GTGACGACGGAGACTTACTGGCTGGAGCATGCCTGGCTGGACACGAATGTCGAGCCGGGGGTCGCGGTCGATGTGACGGGCGACCGCATCACGGCCGTCCGCAAGGACGTCGAAGCGCCGCCGCCCGGCGCGACGGTGCTGCGCGGCCTGACGCTCCCAGGCCTGGCGAACGCCCACTCGCACGCCTTCCACCGGGCCCTGCGCGGCACGGTCCAGGTCGGCTCCGGCACGTTCTGGACGTGGCGCGAGGTCATGTACTCGGTGGCGGACCGTCTGACGCCCGAGACGTACCACGCGCTGGCCCGCGCGGTGTACGCGGAGATGGCCCTCGCGGGCATCACCACGGTCGGCGAGTTCCACTACCTGCACCACGCGCCGGGCGGTGTCGCTTATGCCGACCCGAACGCGATGGGCGAGGCGCTGATCGAGGCGGCGTCGGAAGCGGGCATCCGCATCACACTTCTCGACACGGCGTACGTGGCGTCCGGACTCCTGACGGAGTCACGGGGCGAGCCCCCGAACCGCCACCAGCTGCGCTTCTCCGACGTCACGACGGAGGCGTGGGCGGAGAGGGCATCGGCCCTGAAGGACCGCGAGCACGCGCGCGTGGGCGCGGCGATCCACTCCGTACGGGCAGTGCCCGCACGGCAGTTGGGCGTGGTGGCGGAATGGGCTTCAGCTCGTCGGGCACCGCTCCACGTACACCTCTCCGAGCAGACGGCGGAGAACGAGGCGTGCCAGGCGGTGCACGGCCGTACGCCTACGCGCCTCTTGGCGGACCACGGGGTTCTGGGGCCCCGCACGACGGGCGTGCACAACACGCACCTCACGGACGAGGACATCGCCCTGCTCGGCCGTACTGGGACGGGTACGTGCATGTGCCCCACGACGGAGCGCGACCTGGCGGACGGCATCGGCCCGGCGGTACGCCTCCAGCAGGCGGGCAGCCCGCTGTCCCTGGGCAGCGACAGCCACGCGGTGATCGACATCCTCGAAGAGGCACGGGCGATGGAGCTGAACGAGCGCCTGCGCTCGCACACCCGGGGCCACTGGACGGCGGCGGCGCTGCTGCGGGCGGCTTCGGCGGACGGGCATGCGGCGCTCGGCTGGCCGGATGCGGGCGTCATCGAGGCGGGCGCGCTGGCCGACTTCGCCACCGTGGCCCTCGACTCGGTCCGCACGGCGGGCCCGCTGCCTCGCCTCGCGGCGGAGACGGCGGTGTTCGCGGCGACGTCGGCGGACGTGCGGCACACGGTGGTGGGGGGCCGCCATGTCGTACGGGACGGGGTCCATGCCTTGGTCCCCGACGTTCCGTCAGCTCTGACGGAGGCGATCGCCGCGCTGCGAGATTGA
- a CDS encoding allantoate amidohydrolase, translating to MWRELRPIGRNGDSGGYRRYAWTGADTDCRAWFKAQAESRGLTYELDRNGNQWAWLGDPSQGNAVVTGSHLDSVPDGGAFDGPLGVVSAFAALDELRARKAAFRRPLAITNFGDEEGARFGLACVGSRLTAGKLTVDAAQRLTDADGVTLPQAMEAAGYDPEAIGPDPERLARIGAFVELHLEQGRALDLSGDPVGIASAIWPHGRWRFDFRGEANHAGTTRLVDRRDPMLTYAETVLAARREAELAGAVATFGKISVEPNGVNAIPSLVRGWLDSRAADQSTLDTVVTGIEKAAREYADRHGIDLDVVRESFTPVVEFEHALRDELGTILGGGTGRSVPVLGTGAGHDAGILSESIPAAMLFVRNPTGISHSPAEFAAEDDCVAGVTALADVLEGLACR from the coding sequence ATGTGGCGGGAGTTGCGCCCTATCGGGCGGAACGGCGACTCCGGGGGCTACCGCCGTTACGCCTGGACCGGCGCGGACACCGACTGCCGAGCCTGGTTCAAGGCCCAGGCGGAAAGCAGGGGCCTGACCTACGAACTGGACCGCAACGGCAACCAGTGGGCATGGTTGGGCGACCCGAGCCAAGGGAACGCGGTCGTCACCGGCTCCCACCTGGACTCCGTTCCGGACGGCGGCGCCTTCGACGGGCCCCTCGGGGTCGTCTCCGCCTTCGCGGCGCTGGACGAACTCCGCGCAAGGAAGGCCGCGTTCAGGCGCCCCCTCGCCATCACCAACTTCGGCGACGAAGAGGGCGCCCGCTTCGGCCTGGCCTGCGTGGGCTCACGCCTGACGGCGGGCAAGCTGACCGTCGATGCCGCCCAGCGGCTGACGGACGCCGACGGAGTCACCCTGCCGCAGGCGATGGAGGCGGCCGGTTACGACCCGGAGGCCATCGGCCCCGACCCCGAACGCCTCGCCCGCATCGGGGCGTTCGTGGAGCTCCACCTGGAGCAGGGCCGCGCCCTCGACCTCTCCGGCGACCCGGTGGGCATCGCGTCCGCCATCTGGCCGCACGGCCGCTGGCGCTTCGACTTCAGGGGCGAGGCCAACCACGCGGGCACCACCCGCCTGGTGGACCGCCGCGACCCGATGCTCACGTACGCGGAGACGGTCCTCGCCGCACGCAGGGAAGCCGAACTGGCGGGCGCGGTGGCGACGTTCGGCAAGATCTCGGTCGAGCCGAACGGCGTCAACGCGATCCCGTCCCTGGTCCGGGGCTGGCTGGACTCCCGCGCGGCCGACCAGTCCACCCTCGACACGGTCGTGACGGGCATCGAGAAGGCGGCCCGTGAGTACGCGGACCGGCACGGCATCGACCTCGACGTCGTACGCGAGTCCTTCACGCCGGTGGTCGAGTTCGAGCACGCCCTGCGGGACGAACTGGGCACGATCCTCGGCGGCGGCACGGGCAGGAGCGTCCCCGTCCTGGGAACGGGCGCCGGACACGACGCGGGTATTTTGTCCGAATCGATCCCCGCCGCCATGCTGTTCGTGCGGAACCCCACGGGCATCTCGCACTCCCCGGCCGAGTTCGCCGCCGAGGACGACTGTGTGGCCGGGGTGACCGCACTGGCCGACGTACTGGAAGGGCTGGCGTGCAGGTGA
- the hutU gene encoding urocanate hydratase: MSGPRPVRAPRGTELSALGWQQEAALRMLQNNLDPEVAEHPDKLVVYGGTGKAARDWRSFDAMVRTLKTLKQDETMLVQSGRPVGVMQTHEWAPRVLIANSNLVGDWANWEEFRRLEALGLTMYGQMTAGSWIYIGTQGILQGTYETFAAVAAKKFNGTLAGTITLTAGLGGMGGAQPLAVTMNDGVAICIDVDPRAIERRIEHKYLDVKADNLAHALQLAVEARDARRPLSIGLLGNAADLLPRMLADGAPIDIVTDQTSAHDPLAYLPTGVDFDDMASYAAKDPAGFTTRARESMAKHVEAMVGFMDAGAEVFDYGNSIRGEAQLAGYDRAFAFPGFVPAYIRPLFCEGKGPFRWAALSGEASDIHKTDKALLDLFPENESLHRWIKMAGERVHFQGLPARICWLGQGERDKAGDMFNDMVGNGTLAAPLAIGRDHLDCGSVASPYRETEAMLDGSDAIADWPLLNAMVNVASGASWVSIHHGGGVGMGRSIHAGQVSVADGTALAGEKIRRVLTNDPGMGVIRHVDAGYDIAESVADEKGVRIPMREGGEA, translated from the coding sequence ATGTCAGGACCCCGCCCCGTACGGGCACCGCGCGGTACGGAACTGAGCGCCCTGGGATGGCAGCAGGAAGCCGCCCTGCGCATGCTGCAGAACAACCTCGACCCCGAGGTCGCCGAGCACCCCGACAAGCTCGTCGTCTACGGCGGCACCGGCAAGGCCGCCCGCGACTGGCGCTCCTTCGACGCGATGGTGCGCACCCTCAAGACCCTCAAGCAGGACGAGACGATGCTCGTCCAGTCCGGCCGCCCCGTCGGCGTCATGCAGACCCACGAGTGGGCCCCGCGTGTCCTGATCGCCAACTCGAACCTCGTGGGCGACTGGGCGAACTGGGAGGAGTTCCGGCGCCTTGAGGCCCTCGGCCTCACGATGTACGGCCAGATGACGGCAGGATCCTGGATCTACATCGGCACGCAGGGCATCCTCCAGGGCACGTACGAGACTTTCGCGGCAGTGGCGGCGAAGAAGTTCAACGGCACCCTCGCGGGCACGATCACCCTCACCGCAGGCCTCGGCGGCATGGGCGGCGCCCAGCCGCTCGCCGTCACCATGAACGACGGCGTCGCGATCTGTATCGACGTCGACCCGCGCGCCATCGAGCGCCGCATCGAGCACAAGTACCTGGACGTGAAGGCCGACAACCTGGCCCACGCCCTCCAGCTCGCGGTCGAGGCCCGTGACGCCCGTCGCCCCCTCTCCATCGGCCTGCTCGGCAACGCGGCCGACCTGCTGCCGCGCATGCTCGCCGACGGCGCCCCCATCGACATCGTCACCGACCAGACCTCGGCCCACGACCCGCTCGCGTACCTCCCCACCGGCGTCGACTTCGACGACATGGCGTCGTACGCGGCCAAGGACCCGGCGGGCTTCACCACCCGCGCCCGTGAGTCCATGGCCAAGCACGTCGAGGCGATGGTCGGCTTCATGGACGCGGGCGCGGAGGTCTTCGACTACGGGAACTCGATCCGCGGAGAGGCCCAACTCGCGGGCTACGACCGCGCGTTCGCCTTCCCCGGCTTCGTCCCCGCCTACATCCGGCCCCTCTTCTGCGAGGGCAAGGGCCCGTTCCGCTGGGCGGCGCTCTCGGGTGAGGCCTCGGACATCCACAAGACGGACAAGGCGCTCCTCGATCTCTTCCCCGAGAACGAGTCCCTGCACCGCTGGATCAAGATGGCGGGCGAGCGCGTCCACTTCCAGGGCCTCCCCGCCCGCATCTGCTGGCTCGGCCAGGGTGAGCGCGACAAGGCGGGCGACATGTTCAACGACATGGTCGGCAACGGCACCCTCGCCGCCCCGCTCGCGATCGGCCGCGACCACCTCGACTGCGGCTCGGTGGCATCCCCGTACCGCGAGACGGAAGCCATGCTGGACGGCTCGGACGCGATCGCCGACTGGCCGCTCCTGAACGCCATGGTGAACGTCGCGTCGGGCGCCTCCTGGGTCTCCATCCACCACGGCGGCGGCGTCGGCATGGGCCGCTCCATCCACGCGGGCCAGGTCTCGGTCGCCGACGGCACGGCGCTGGCGGGCGAGAAGATCCGCCGCGTCCTGACCAACGACCCCGGAATGGGCGTCATCCGGCACGTCGACGCCGGCTACGACATCGCGGAGTCGGTGGCGGACGAGAAGGGCGTACGGATTCCGATGCGGGAGGGTGGCGAGGCGTGA
- a CDS encoding diaminopimelate decarboxylase, with protein MSDQGTETAHASDAGQEAPADPAARRDQAVRAAVEQGLLDPASPIVGLLDVTGIRTSAAALRAAFEAVTPPGTPVLHAFAVKASPLVPVLRLLRDAGIGAEVASPGELALARAAGVPPTHTVLDSPAKTPAELREALALGIAVNADNPQELARIDAMTRSAPTVSPIGLRVNPQIGGGSIGALSTATATSKFGVALHDEGAREWIVQAYLDRPWLTRLHAHSGSQGMPLELMVRGVSATYELAEEINERAGRQQIDTIDIGGGLPVNFGSDEETPTHAQYARRLKSRVPGLLDGRYGLVTEFGRSLLAKHGTILARVEYAKSAGSRPVAVTHAGVQVAARTVYAPATWPLRIAAYDAKGRAKSGPPVGQDIAGPACFAGDLLAENRPLPLLEQGDYAAVLDTGAYYFAHHYSYNSLARPGIYGFSAGPGEEVTFATVREPQTLEEIVAESGGGQRDALRDL; from the coding sequence ATGAGCGATCAGGGCACGGAGACCGCACACGCATCCGACGCGGGCCAGGAGGCGCCCGCCGACCCGGCCGCACGGCGTGATCAGGCCGTCCGCGCCGCCGTGGAACAGGGCCTCCTCGACCCCGCGTCCCCCATCGTCGGCCTCCTGGACGTCACCGGCATCCGCACGTCCGCCGCCGCCCTGCGCGCCGCCTTCGAGGCGGTCACACCGCCCGGCACGCCCGTCCTGCACGCCTTCGCGGTGAAGGCGTCGCCCCTGGTCCCGGTCCTGCGGCTCCTTCGCGACGCGGGCATCGGCGCCGAGGTGGCGAGCCCCGGCGAGCTGGCCCTGGCGCGGGCCGCCGGGGTGCCGCCCACGCACACCGTCCTGGACTCGCCCGCGAAGACCCCCGCCGAGCTGCGCGAGGCCCTCGCACTCGGCATCGCGGTGAACGCGGACAACCCGCAGGAACTCGCCCGCATCGACGCGATGACGCGGTCGGCGCCCACCGTCTCGCCCATCGGCCTGCGCGTGAACCCACAGATCGGCGGCGGTTCCATCGGAGCCCTGTCCACCGCGACCGCGACCTCCAAGTTCGGCGTCGCGCTGCACGACGAGGGCGCCCGCGAGTGGATCGTCCAGGCTTATCTCGACCGCCCCTGGCTGACCCGCCTGCACGCCCACTCGGGATCACAGGGCATGCCGCTGGAACTGATGGTGCGGGGTGTGTCGGCGACGTACGAACTGGCCGAGGAGATCAACGAACGGGCCGGCCGGCAGCAGATCGACACCATCGACATCGGCGGCGGCCTGCCCGTCAACTTCGGCTCGGACGAGGAGACCCCGACGCACGCGCAGTACGCGCGCCGCCTGAAGTCCCGCGTGCCGGGGCTGCTCGACGGGCGCTACGGCCTGGTCACCGAGTTCGGCCGCTCGCTGCTCGCCAAGCACGGCACGATCCTGGCCCGCGTCGAGTACGCCAAGTCGGCGGGCTCCCGGCCCGTCGCGGTGACGCACGCGGGCGTCCAGGTGGCGGCGCGCACGGTGTACGCGCCCGCGACCTGGCCGCTGCGGATCGCCGCGTACGACGCGAAGGGGCGGGCCAAGAGCGGCCCGCCCGTCGGTCAGGACATCGCGGGCCCTGCCTGCTTCGCGGGCGACCTGCTCGCCGAGAACCGCCCGCTGCCGCTCCTTGAACAGGGCGACTACGCGGCGGTGCTCGACACGGGCGCGTACTACTTCGCGCACCACTACTCGTACAACAGCCTGGCCCGGCCCGGCATTTACGGCTTCTCCGCGGGCCCGGGCGAAGAGGTCACCTTCGCCACCGTGCGGGAGCCGCAGACCCTGGAGGAGATCGTCGCCGAGTCGGGGGGTGGACAGCGGGACGCGCTGCGCGACCTCTGA
- a CDS encoding APC family permease, producing MTTSGTATDTPPPSGEPALHRAIGPKLLILFVIGDILGTGIYATTGKVAGKVGGALWLPFAIGFVVAILTAASYVELVGKYPKAAGAALYTQKAFKVPFLTFIVAFMVMASGLSSASAAARAFSGDYLSELTSDALPPTLIAILFILALAALNLRGVAESVKTNVVLTLVELTGLVIILAIGAYAVLSGDGDPGRLTDFESPGGGTGYALLTGILGATALGFFAFVGFEDSVNMAEETKDPTRTFPRAIFIGVAVTGTIYVLVALVSSLLVDYKVLEGSSGPLLEVVKAGGIDFPHKLFALIALFAVTNSALINIMMASRLCYGMANERILPRAMGRVLARRKTPWVGIVFVSLLAVGLVSTGEIEGLGDTTAFLLLCVFAVVNVSVLVLRRDRVDHEHFRTPTVLPVLGAITALILASPLADRPAEVYIRAGILVAIGVGLWVVNKVVMKTRGED from the coding sequence GTGACGACATCCGGCACGGCCACCGATACACCGCCACCCTCCGGAGAGCCCGCGCTGCACCGCGCGATCGGCCCCAAGCTCCTGATCCTCTTCGTGATCGGCGACATCCTCGGCACCGGCATCTACGCCACCACCGGCAAGGTCGCGGGGAAGGTCGGCGGCGCGCTGTGGCTGCCGTTCGCGATCGGCTTCGTCGTGGCGATCCTGACGGCGGCGTCGTACGTGGAGCTGGTCGGCAAGTATCCGAAGGCGGCGGGCGCCGCGCTCTACACGCAGAAGGCCTTCAAGGTCCCCTTCCTCACCTTCATCGTCGCGTTCATGGTGATGGCATCGGGGCTCTCGTCGGCGAGCGCGGCGGCGCGCGCCTTCAGCGGCGACTACCTGAGCGAGCTGACGAGCGACGCGCTCCCGCCGACGCTGATCGCGATCCTCTTCATCCTCGCGCTCGCGGCGCTGAACCTGCGGGGCGTCGCCGAGTCGGTGAAGACGAACGTGGTCCTCACGCTCGTCGAGCTGACGGGCCTGGTCATCATCCTCGCGATCGGCGCGTACGCGGTCCTGAGCGGGGACGGGGATCCCGGGCGCCTCACAGACTTCGAATCCCCGGGGGGCGGCACGGGCTACGCGCTGCTCACCGGCATCCTCGGGGCGACCGCGCTCGGCTTCTTCGCGTTCGTCGGCTTCGAGGACTCGGTGAACATGGCCGAGGAGACGAAGGATCCGACACGTACGTTCCCGCGGGCGATCTTCATCGGTGTCGCGGTGACGGGCACGATCTACGTCCTGGTGGCGCTGGTGTCGTCGCTGCTCGTGGACTACAAGGTGCTTGAGGGATCGAGCGGTCCGCTCCTGGAGGTCGTGAAAGCGGGCGGCATCGACTTCCCGCACAAACTCTTCGCCCTGATCGCCCTGTTCGCGGTCACCAACTCGGCGCTGATCAACATCATGATGGCCTCGCGGCTCTGTTACGGCATGGCCAACGAGCGCATCCTGCCGCGCGCGATGGGCCGGGTCCTGGCCCGCCGCAAGACGCCCTGGGTGGGCATCGTCTTCGTCTCGCTCCTCGCCGTCGGCCTGGTGTCGACGGGCGAGATCGAGGGCCTCGGCGACACGACGGCGTTCCTGCTGCTGTGCGTGTTCGCGGTGGTCAATGTGTCGGTCCTGGTCCTGCGCAGGGACCGGGTGGACCACGAGCACTTCCGTACGCCGACGGTGCTGCCGGTGCTTGGCGCGATCACCGCCCTGATCCTGGCGAGCCCCCTGGCGGACCGGCCCGCGGAGGTCTACATCCGGGCGGGCATCCTCGTCGCCATCGGGGTCGGCCTCTGGGTGGTCAACAAGGTGGTGATGAAGACGCGGGGCGAGGACTGA
- a CDS encoding MurR/RpiR family transcriptional regulator — MSDSPAARLQVLFEGHRLTPTQRRIAHCMVRRAGDVPFLSSVELAELAGVSQPSVTRFAVALGFDGYPALRRHLRDLAPAEEAGEASLNEYQQAVEAEIANLRHLAEVLADPAPVERAGRLLASSRPLPVLGLRAAASQAYGFSYFAAKVHPDVRLLDEGGTMLADRIDAAVRAGASALLCFALPRHPREVVDALAYAQAAGLSVVTVADSAFAPVAAHSDLLLPAAVGTGLAFDTACAPMLLGRVLLEAMCDGLPDAQARLEEFDAGAAARGLFVE, encoded by the coding sequence ATGAGTGACAGTCCTGCGGCGCGGCTGCAAGTGCTCTTCGAGGGCCACCGGCTCACGCCCACGCAGCGGCGCATCGCGCACTGCATGGTGCGGCGGGCTGGGGACGTCCCCTTCCTCTCCAGCGTCGAACTGGCGGAACTTGCCGGGGTGAGCCAGCCTTCCGTCACCCGTTTCGCGGTGGCGCTCGGCTTCGACGGATACCCGGCGCTGCGCAGGCACCTGCGGGATCTCGCGCCCGCGGAGGAGGCGGGCGAGGCCTCCCTCAACGAGTACCAGCAGGCGGTCGAGGCGGAGATCGCGAACCTCCGGCACCTGGCGGAGGTGCTCGCCGACCCGGCGCCGGTGGAGCGCGCCGGGCGGCTCCTCGCCTCCTCCCGCCCGCTCCCCGTCCTAGGCCTGCGAGCCGCCGCCTCCCAGGCGTACGGCTTCTCGTACTTCGCGGCGAAGGTCCACCCCGACGTACGCCTCCTCGACGAGGGCGGCACGATGCTCGCCGACCGGATCGACGCGGCGGTACGGGCGGGAGCCTCGGCCCTCCTCTGCTTCGCGCTGCCTCGGCATCCGCGGGAGGTGGTGGACGCGCTGGCTTACGCGCAGGCTGCGGGGCTCTCCGTGGTGACGGTGGCGGACTCGGCGTTCGCCCCTGTCGCGGCGCACTCCGACCTCCTCCTCCCGGCGGCGGTCGGAACGGGCCTCGCCTTCGACACGGCGTGCGCGCCGATGCTGCTGGGGCGGGTGCTCCTGGAGGCGATGTGCGACGGGCTGCCTGATGCGCAGGCGCGGCTTGAGGAGTTTGATGCGGGGGCGGCGGCGCGGGGGTTGTTCGTGGAGTAG